ACGGCTCCTGGACGAATGAAGGCTACACCTCGGTGAGCGGTACCTACGTGCCGGCGGAAGGGGACTACAACTATGTTTCCAACTCCGTTCCAACCACGGCTCCGGTGAAGATGATCCGCGCCAGCGCGGAATATTAACCAATCCGGACTGACCATATTGCCGGGGATTGACTTGAAATGTCTTTCCCCGGCATTTTTTTACAACCAAAGGCCACCCTCAAATGGAGAACAGCAGAATGAAAAAAACAGTACTCTTGTCACTGAACGTTCTTGGAGCCGTTTGGGCCTGGGCGTCTGCTCCCGTCGGGGAAACGGTTTGGCTATACCATATTGATAATGCTTCCTACATAACCGCCGACGCGGAAAACGACTATGCGGTTACCGCGCTGGGGACTTCTGCCATCGGCGATGCCCAGCAGTTTGTCATTGAAGATGTCGATGGCACCAACATTGCGCTCAAGGCGTTTATCAACGGCAAATATGTTCAGCCCCGAACCGCCGACAAAGACAAACTCTATGCCGAAGCAACCTACACCACCAATTCATTGACCCACTTCCTTTGGTCTGACCTGCCTAGTGGCAAGGTGCGCTTGACGTGCGTTGGCGATACGGACGAAAATGCGAATGTCAGCCCTGGCGGAGCTTCTGAAATTCTGCGGTCGAACACCGCGGAAACCGGCTCCGAGACCGAGTTTTCCTGGGGGATCGTAGATGGCTTGTTGCCCATCGACAGTCTGGTCTATTCCGTCAATGACGAATCGGTGACCTTGGATTGGGATGACGATACCTCGGGGACTCTCGATTTCTACCGGGTCTACCGTTCCTCCGAAAGCGGAACCAATTTTGTGGCGATCGCCACCAACGTGGCCGAAAGCACGTATGCGGATGTCGGCATGCCCGGCGGCATCACCTACTACTATGTCGTGACGAGAGTCGATTTCAGCGGTGTGGAGTCGGGATTCAGCAACGAAATCGCGGCGGTGCCGAACGAGGTGGTACGGTTGCAGCATCTGGACGCCGTCAACGCGGCAAGTGTGCTGACTTCAAGCGGCGTGGTGACCCAATGGATCGACCAGACCATCGGCGGCAACCATGCGGTTCCAGGGATTGGAAACACGCTTTATCCGAGCGTAAGCCTTTCCGAATCCGGTCTTCCGGGGGTGGACATGCAGTCGGGACGCAACAGCCTCGAACTCTTTTCAGCGGGCGCATCGGACGTATGGCTCGACCAGTCGGGCGGCTCCAACGGATTCTGCGTTTTGGTCGCCCTCAAGTGCGATTCGGTTTTGGCAGGCGGAAATGATGTGCTCGGCAACTCGGGATTCGGCCTGGGCTTCAGCGGAGCAGGGGATCCGCAGGCCTGGCTCGGCGGGCAGGCGGTCACGTCTTCGAGTCCTTGGAACGTCGAAGGCGGCGATACGCTGGTGCTGGCATTCAACTACGATGACGCAACGGGGGCGTACGATTTCTGGGAATCGAAAAGCGGCACATCCACCACGGGCACCTTGGCGGCTGCCGATTTTTCAACGGCGGAGCCGGTGTCGCTCGGCAGCGCCGCATCAGCCGCCCGCTACCTCGACGGCATGGTGGGCGAGGTGAAGGTGTTCGGCTCACGCCTGAACCCGACCCACTTCAAGCGGCAACGGAATCGCCTGATGGGAAAATGGTTCAACCGGCCGAACATCGTGCTGATTTATGTGGACGATTGGGCGTGGAATGGTACGCCCATACGGATGGATGACCGCATGCGGAACTCGGGCATGCCTTCCATCATGGAAATGCCGAACCTGGAATCGATGGCGCAAAACGGCATGGTGTTCCGCAACGCCTACGGTTCGCCGCAATGCACCCCGGCGCGCGCCTCGATCCAGACCGGCCAGTCGAACCCGCGTAATGGTATAACCGTATACATGGGCAATTCCGGATATTATGACGACGATTCCACTACGGAAGGGGAGAAATACTACAATTTTCCGGTGATCGCGAATGGTTCGAGCCGTACCTTCAGCCCGGCAGCCGTGACGATTCCCGAAGCGCTTGCACCGTTGGGCTATGCTTGCGCCCATATCGGTAAGTGGCATATACGGGATGGTAGTCCCGGCGATGAGGGATATGCCAGACATGACGGGCCGACTTCGAATGACGAGGGGAACAACTATGATGACACGACCGGTCTGGCCGGGTTGGAAGATCCAAAGCTGATGACGCAGATCACCGACGACGGCATCGCCTTCATGGAGGAGCAGGTGGCTGCCGGGCAACCTTTCTACCTGCAGCTTTCCCACTATGCCATGCATGGAGGATGGGAATGTAGCCCCGAGTCACGGGCGCGCTACCAGAACCATCCGGATATCGTGGCTTATAACGGCGGAGAAAAGAATCCGGAGAAGATTAACCACACTAAAGATCCTGCGGTCTTCCTGGGCATGGCCTACGAACTGGATCTGAAGATCGGTGAAGTGCGGCAGAAACTCGTGGATCTGGGAATCGCCGACAATACCTATGTCATCATGATGGGTGACAACGGCTACCGCCACGACTTCTTCGATGAGCTCTCCGGCCTTTCCCAGCCGCTTCACATGCAAAAGTGGTGGTTGTGGCAGGGGGGCATCCGCGTGCCCATGGTGGCGGAGGGTCCCGGAATCCCGGCGGGTTCGTTCACGGCGGCCAACGTTGCGAACTATGATTTCCTGCCGACCTTCGTTGATTGGGCGGGCGGCGATCCGGCCCGTGTGCCGGATCTCGACGGCATCAGCCTCGCCGGACTGATGGAGGGAGAAGCGCCCGGCGGGGATTTTCTCGACCGTTCGCTCTATTTCCACTTTCCGCACTATCGCAACACCATGCCGCATTCGGTGATGGTGAAGGGGCAGGAGGCCGTGGTTTATTTCTATGAAACCCCGGTGCGGTTTCCCGCGTGGGAGCCGATCATGTATTTCGATATCGGAAACGACCCGGGGCAGTACCACAACATCTATCCGGAAAATCCGGCGCGCGCCGGCGCGCTCTATGCCGATATGACCAACTACTTCGCTTCGGTGGGTGCCCGCATACCGCTGGTTCCCAATACAAACTATGTCGAATCGGTCTACATGAACGTCAGCGAATATGACAAGCGGGTTGCCGGGGGGCCGTTTATCGGTACCCGTACGGCGGAAAGCGATGAGTCGGGCCCAACCACGTTCTCGGAATATTGGATGGATTCCTGGGGCGTGGACATTGGCTCATCGACCAACGATTTTGATGGCGACGGAACGCTCAACCTGGCGGAATATGCCTTAGGCGGAAATCCGACCAATGCGCTGGATCCGGGCGCTATTCCGACCTTCACCCGGTCTGAAGGTGGCTTTAACTACACCCACATGCGCCGCAACGACGACTCGGGACTGCTTTACACCATCGAGTCCACCACCAACCTGGTTTCCGGGGTCTGGACGAATGCCGGTTATACCGTGGATGGAATTCATGCGACTGCCGGCACGTTCGACTCCATCACCAACGCCATTCCGGTTTCCGATGACGATACATTCATCCGGTTGAGGATCGATCAGCAATAAGCAGATCCATATAGAAGTAGAAGCACGAAGGATGGCGGAAATCTCCACTGTTTTGGCGGAAAATACCAAGCGGCATTTTTTCGAATATGAGAATCTATTTCAGTTAATGGCTCAACGTATGTGGATTGAGATGCTTAGGGAAGTGGGTGGAATGTCCCGCCAGCACGTCCGAACACACGAATGGAAATGTAAAGGGCTGAGGAATATATGGTGAAAAGAATACACACTATAAGCGCCATGTTGGCATGGCTTCTGGCGGCGGTCGCGACCCCGCTTTGCGCGGAAGTTTTGATCGATCTGCAGACGATCAGCCCGGTCAACAGTCGCTCCGCGACCTTTTCGAATCTGGGCGGTTCCGTGGCCAGCAGCGACTCCCAGTTGGTTCCTTCAGGCACCCTTTCCGCTTCCGGAAGTCTGGTTGCCGGCGAAACCTTTGGTGTTACGATTTCGGGCGTAAGCGACTGGAGCTATGCCGCTGCGACTGGCGCTGGCAGCGTGAACACCTATTTGAGTGGACTGACCCCCGCAAACATTGTCGGGCCCAACGATAAAGGCTGGGGGCTCGCCGGGGGCGCAAATGAGGGATTTCTCGCCGGTGCGGGCGAGGCGTTGGTTGTGACCTTCAACCTCAGCGGGTTGACCACGGCACCTTCGTCGGATTTTCGGTTGAAGGGGATTGTTTTGGGCAGGATCGGCGATACGGACGCTTATAATTACATGGTCATCGATGCGTCCGGGAATGTGGTTACCGCATCGGCCTCCGGCCGGACCAGTGAAAACCTTTTTCTGGATATCGTCCTTCATGATGGCGACTCGTTGGTGATCGGCCACGAAGCCGATAGTTTCAGGGTGGATGGTTTTATGGTCGATGTGCCCGCGCCGCCTGTTTCGCCGCCAACGGATGTGATCGCCATCGGGGGCGATGCGCGTATCGACCTGTCATGGACAGCGGCGGCGGGGGCGGTCCTGGGCTACGAGATTGACCGCTCAACGACTTCAGGCAGCGGGTTCTCCACCCTGACGAATGTTGCAACGCCGGCATTCACCGATCTTGGGGTGACCAACGGCCAAACCTACTACTATCTGGTTTCTGCGGTCTATGCGGAAACCAATGTGGCGGCAGCGGAAGTGTCCGCCCAGCCCATCCAGGCCGCTCCCGCGAACAGCCCCAATATCATTTTCTTCATTGTCGACGACCAGGTCAAAGACGAGGTCGCCTGCTATGGCGGCGAGGTGCTGACCCCGCATCTTGACCGACTCGCGGCGGAAGGGATGCGGATGGATGCTGCGCATGCCGTGTCCTGCGTGTGTACCCCCTCGCGCTACGCCATGTTCACCGGGCGTTATCCGGGAAATTCAACCTGGCCTGCCTATCTGGAAGCCTACCCGACGAACCGGCACGGCTCTCCCGAATTCAACGTGGGGCTGGAGGACGACAACATGAATGTCGGCAACGCGCTTCGGTTGGCAGGCTATGTGACAGGGCATGTCGGCAAGCTGCACGTCGGTGCCGATCATGGCACCGGTCTCAGTCCGGACGATGATCCCGAGGATCCAGCCGTGATTGCTCAATGGCAAGCCCACGAGCTTTCGACCCGGCAGTGGGTCATGGAGCGCGGCTTTTCCTGGGCGAAGCATGTTTACTCGGGAAATATCGAGGATCCCTACAATAAGCATAATCCCGATTGGACCTTGGAGGCAGCGCTCGAATTCATCGACCTGAACCAGGACCGGCCGTTCTATCTGCACTATTGCACCACCATGATGCATGGCGGGCCGAACAACTGGACCGACGCATTGGATTATCCGCTGTATTCCGGTGCCGGCCTGCTGGCCGAGCCACCCAACGTGCCGATCGTGCGCAGCAATATCACGGCGCAGGTCGATGCGGCGGGATTGGATCCAGACACCTATGGCTTCACCTGGATGGACGCCACCGTCGGCGCCATGCTCGATAAGCTCGACGCATTGGGCATTGCCAGCAATACACTGTTTGTCTTCATCACCGATCACGGCACGGATGGCAAATTTTCGCTGCTCGACCACAACGGCACCAGCGTTCCCTGCATCATTCGCTGGCCGGATGTGGTTCCGGCGGGGTCTGTTTGCTCCAATCTGGTTCAGAACACCGATATGGTGCCGACCTTTTTCGATGTGGCCGGAGCCACGGTGCCCGAAGGGTACCGGATCGATGGAACCAGCATTGCACCCATCCTTTCCGATCCGTCGACCAACGTACACGAACATCTCTTTTTCGAATTGGGCTACGGCCGGGCCGTCCGCACGGACAAATGGAAATATATTGCCATCCGGCACAGCACCAACAGTTTTGCAGATGTCGAGTTGGCCAATCTGCTGAACATGCCGCAAAAGCTGGCCTATATAGGCAACACGAAGAGAGTTTCGAGCCATCTGGAACTCCGTCCTGACTGTTACGACCTGGACCAGCTCTACGACCTGGAAAACGATCCGCTCGAACTGACCAACCTCGCCTATAACGTGGCCTATGAGGGGCAGCTGAATATGATGAAGGCCATCCTGACCCCCTACCTCGAAGCGCAGGGGCGTCCGTTCGGGGAATTTGTTCCCGGCGAGGACTCGGTGCCGATCGATCAGGTTCAGCCCTATGTTGACCAGCTGGAGCTGGTCAGTCCGACCGACGACAATGATTTTGAATATGTTTACTCCATTAACGGAACGCCCTATTGGTGGCTCTATGAACAGGGACTGACCAACGATGCCTACGAAGCCGAAGATCTGCTCGACACCGATGGCGACGGACTCGTCGCGTGGGAGGAATACATTGCCGGAACCATCCCGACGCAAGCCGGATCAGGATTGACCGTCGAAGCGGACGTCCAGCCTTTGGGAGCCGGTTTTATTGTCCGCTGGCCCAGCGTCGCAGGACGCATCTACACCGTAGAGCAATCAACCAATTTGTTGAGCGGTTTCCAACCTTTGGAAACCCGCGTTGCAACCCCGCCGGAAAACGCCTACACCGGCGCGGTGCAGCAAGCCGGCGCCTACTACCGCGTCCAGGCTGAAATGGAATGAGCTGAAGCATCAGAATAAATTCGTAAGGTCGGGGGTTGGCGGAAATCACCACAGTTTTGGCGAAAAATCCCAAGCCATGATTGGGGGGCTTTGGGAAACTTATTTCTTATGTAGGGAATGATGACGAGTAGATGGTTTGCGGATAATCGCTGTCTGCACTCCGAGCATTGGAAAACGAATCCGGGGAAGGATTGAGATGAAAAAGCTACCCCCGAGTAGACAGCAAGTGGCCCGCCAACGGCAGAAGTATGAAGAGACGCCTCGGCTTAAAATCTGCGAAAACTGCGAACACTACCGCAGTACGTTTGTTGAAACGGAATGGGGCGGATACGAAGAAAAACTCAGGCGCTGCACACTCGGTGGGTTTGCTGTTAAACGAAAAAGTTCGTGCGCCGCGCACGAGTTCCGCTCTCTATGTGCACAGGGTGGATGATTCAATCCTTTTAAGAGAAGAATGATGAAGAAATACATAATGAAGACAACCTCGCTCATGCTGGGCGGGTTGCTAATGGCTGGCGCCGCATCGGCAAAACCCCTGAATGTGCTGTTTATCACGATCGACGATTTGCGGCCGGAAATCGGCTGTTACGGCAACGACGAGGTCAAAACGCCGAACATGGACCGGCTCGCGAACATGGGCGTGAAATTCAATAAAGCCTACTGTCAATATCCGGTCTGCAATCCGAGCCGGGCTTCCTTTCTGAGCGGTAAGCGTCCGGATGAACTGGACATTGTTTCCAACACGATTCCGCTGCGTGAAAAGTGGCCGGATCTGGTGCAGCTTCCGCAGCTGTTCCGCGAGAATGGTTATTTCACTTCGGGTATGGGAAAGCTGTTACACAAAGGGCTCGATGAAAACGATAAGCCAACCTTCTTCCGCGACGACGTTTCCTTCGAGCATCAGTTCAGGGCGATCGGGACCACTCCAAAGATTGGAAAAAAAGGCGAAGGCCGCAAGCTGGGCGACGGCTCCATTGTCTGGGCGCGCTGGGTGGCTGCTGAGGGCGGTGATGAAGCTCAGGCCGATGGTATGATCGCGGCCGAAGCGGTACGTGTTTTAGAGGAAAATCACGACAAACCCTTCTTTATCGGTGTCGGCCTGCATAAGCCCCACGATCCGTTCATTGCACCGAAGGAATACTTTGAAGATTACCCGCTGGACGAAGTGAAGCTGGTGAATGAGCCGGAAGACCGTACGCCATTGGAGAAGCATTCGCTGTCCAACAAAGATTTCTTTTCCCATTTCACGGAGCAGGACCAGAAAGAGTTCAAGCGTGCCTATCATGCCTGTACTACCTTTGTTGATGCACAGGTCGGTAAGATTTTTGAAGTCATGGACCGGCATCAGCTGTGGGACAACACCATTGTCCTGTTGATGGGCGATCACGGGTATCACCTCGGAGAGCGCGGCTGGTGGAACAAGGTTACGGTTTTTGAGCGGGGTGCGCGCGGTCCGTTGATGATGTGGGTGCCCGGAATGTCGTCTATGGGTGCGGAGACGGACTCGGTGGTTGAGTTTGTCGATATTTATCCGACCCTGGTGGATCTGTGCGGGCTGGAAGCTCGACACGAACTTTCCGGTAAAACCATGCGCCCGGTGCTGCAGAATCCTTCCAAAGATTGGAAAAAAGCGGCGTATACCCAGGTCACCCGCGGCAGTAAAATGATGGGCTACAGCGTGCGCGACGGGCGCTACCGCTACATCCAGTGGGGCGTTGACGGCGAGAGTGGAACCGAGCTTTACGACCACGAAAAGGATGATGGTGAATACTACAACCTGGCTGATAACCCGGAATATAAACAGGTTCAGAAGAAGATGGCTAGATTGTTGAAAGCCGGCTACCCCAACCTAGGTAAATAAAAAATGTAAACGCAAAGGCGCCAAGAGCGCAGAGTTCCGCAGAGCTCTGCGCACCTTTGAGTCCTCTGCAACTTGGCGTTGAAAAAATAAATGCGAAGCCATAGAAAATGAAAAAGAACCTGATCCTCCTATTTGTTTTGGCCCTGAACGTGCAAGCGGCGCAGAAGCCCAACATCATCGTCTTCCTGACCGACGATCAGGACAAGGAATCCATTGGTGCATACGGTGCCGAGGCCTGGACGCCGAATCTCGACCGCATGGCGGAAGAGGGGATGCTGTTTCACAACGCGTATGTAACGAGCACGGTCTGCACGCCGTCACGTTACAGCTATCTGACCGGGCGCTATGCCAGCCGCTCCACCCATGAGACGTTTCTGCATGCCTGTCCGGAAGGAGCACAGGCCGATCCGGTTTTTAATGTAGGACTTGAGCCGGATAATCTGAACGTCGGCGCCATGATGAAGGCTGCGGGCTACCGGACGGGCTATGTCGGTAAGTTTCATGCCAGCGGCATTGAAGGGCTCAATAAGCCGGAAGACTATGCGGCTTTCGGCATGGAGTTTTTGTCGAAAAAGGCTGAGGAATCGCCGGAGACGACTGAAATCTTCCGCAAGAACGAGCTGGCCGCCCGCAAACTGCTGACCGACCGCGGCTTCGATTGGGCCAAAAATATTTATCTGGGCAATATGGTAAAGCCCTATACCGATCACAACCTGGAATGGACGATTGATGCCGCGCTGGAATTTATTGAAGAGAGCAAAGACGAGCCGTTCTATCTCCACTTCTGCACCACGCTCGTCCACGGTCCGGATGCTGAGTGGTATCGGTCCATGCAGAACCCGTTGTTTTCCGGTGAAGGAGAGCTCGATGCGCCTATTGAACCGGAGGGCATGCTGAGCCGCAGCAAAATTCTGGCCGAGCTGGAAAAACGCGGGCTGAATCCTGAAGAGGGGCACGCCGGCTATTCGTGGGTCGATGCCGGCGTCGGTGCGATTCTGACTAAACTTAAAAAACTCGGGCTGGATGACAATACGCTCATCTTTTTCACGGCGGATCACGGCTCGAACATGAAGGGTTCGCTGTGGGATCTGGACGGTACCTGTGTTCCGTTTATCGCCCGCTGGCCGAAGGGAATCAAAGCCGGTTCGAATAACCGGGATCTGATCCAGAGCATCGATATCGTGGCTACGGCCTACGACCTGGCGGAAGCCAAACTGCCGGCGGCGTATCCGCTGGATGGACACAGCCTGGCGCCGCTGTTCGGCGGAAAATCGCCCGCAGGGTGGCGCGACCACCTCTATATCGAGCTTGGAAATGCCCGGGCAATTCGGACGCAAGATTTCAAATATATCTCGATCCGCTATCCCGAGGAAAAAGTGGAGCGGATTCAGCAGATGCCCAAAGAGCGTGCGCTTGCGCAGCTCAGTCCGCTCGGACGGTTGGGTATCGGTGTGCGCGGCGCGGCGAATCCGAATTTCTGGTATGAGGATGGCCTGTACCGGATGGATAAGGATCCGAAGGAACTCAATAATCTCGCGGTTGATCCGGAGTATGCTTCGAAACTGGCTGCGATGCAGAAACTGTTGACGGCTGAACTGGAATCGATCGGTCGCCCTTATGGAGAGCTGGTGCCCGGCGGCAATGCCGTGCCGCCCGGTCAGGTGGATGAACAATTGGAGCTGGCCCGGCAATGTAGGTTTGTAGGTAAGAAAATCATTTTCCCCGAAGATGTGTCGGGGAGCAAATAGACGTTTAGAGAATACGTAAGGATTAAGCATATGAGAAAAATTTGTATTGGTTTATTTTGTGTGATGTTTTCGGGGTTGGCTGTTGCGAAAACACCGCCCAACATTGTGGTGATTCTATCTGACGACCAGGGCTATGCTGATGTCAGTTACAGCCCGTTCAGCCCGAAGGAAGTCAGCACGCCGAATATTGATAAGCTGGCGGCGTCGGGTGTGGTCTGTACAGACGGCTATGCCTCCGGCTATGTCTGCTCGCCGACCCGTGCCGGCGTGATGACCGGGCGCTATCAGCAGCGCTTCGGCATCTATACCGCCGGGCAGGGCGGCACCGGTATGCCGTTGGATGAAACCTGGATGCCAATGCATCTGAAGCCGGCCGGCTATACCTCCGGCGCATTCGGCAAGTGGCACCTCGGTATTACCATGGACTATCACCCGAACAACCGGGGGTTTGACTATTTCTATGGGTTCATGGGGCGCGGCGCACATGACTATTGGGAGCACAGTCCGGATGCGGATATGAAATTCGGCGGCCCGATCTTCCGCAATCAGGAAATTCTTCAGAATGAAGAGGGCTATATGACGTCGCTCATCACGAAAGAAGCCGTCGATTTCATCAAGCGAGAAAAGGACAATCCGTTTTTTGCCTATGTGGCCTACAACGCGGTGCACGCTCCACCGCAGGCTCCGGAAGAAGATATCAAGCGTTATGACACCGGCAGCGAAACCCGCGATATTCTCATGGCCATGTTGCATCACCTTGACCTTGGCGTCGGCGAAATCGTCCAGGCGCTCAAGGATGCGGGCGTCTATGAGAATACGATTATTTTCTATCTCAGCGACAATGGTGGAGCCAGTGCGGTGGAAGCAAACAATGCACCGCTGCGCGGTATGAAGCAGCACATAACGGAAGGCGGAATCCGCGTGCCGTTTATTGTGTCATGGCCCGGAAAACTGAAAGCCGACTCCTGGTGCAATGTGCCGGTCTGGTCAACAGATATCCTTCCGACCTCACTGGCCCTTGCCGGTATTGACCCGCTGCCGGGAACCAAGCCGCTGGACGGCAAAGACATCATGCCCGCATTGAAGGGGAATGTGGATCAGATTCACGACGCGCTCTACTGGTGCTCCGGCAGCGAAGGCAAATGGGCCGTGCGCCAGGGCGACTGGAAATACCTGTTCGATAAAGGCGAGACCGGGCTCTACAACCTGGACGATGATATCTCCGAAGAAAATAACCTCAAAGACGCTCATCCTGAAAAATTCCAGGCATTGGAAAAGTTGTACAATGACTGGTTTGAGCAGATGGGCGAGCCCGCCAAAGGCACCAAGCATTACGAGAAAAAGGCTTCGAATAAAAAGGCAAAGAAATCCGCCAAGGATGCCGCCGAGCCCAAGCCCGCTGCCAAGCCGAAGAAGGATGGTGATCTGGGCTACGGGTTCAAGAAAGACGGCACGCCCCGCAAGCTTCCGCCGGTAACCGGAACACCGGAAGAAAAGAAAGCCAAGCGCGAAAAAATGCGCGCTGAACAAAATGCGAAGCAGCAGGAATCCGCGGAATGAGAGCGTTGATCGTTATCATGCTCGCAGCGATGGTTTGTTTCAATGCCGAGGCTGCGAAGAAAACACAGAAAATAAAAGGAACCTATGAAATCATTTAAAAAGACCTTACTCATCACAACATTACTCATTTCCGGAATCAATGGTTTTGCGGCTCAGGAGCGCGCGCAGAATCCGATCGTAACACACATGTTTACCGCCGACCCTACGGCCCGTGTATGGGACGACGGTCGGTTGTACGTCTATCCTTCAACCGATGCATACCCGGCCATTGGCTGCTCTTTAATGGACGGCTACCATGTATTATCCACCGATGATATGGTGACCTGGACCGATCATGGCGAAATCCTGCACTCGCGGGATGTGGAATGGGGACGGGAAGAGGGTGGCTTTATGTGGGCCCCCGATTGTATGTATCGAAACGGAAAATAGTATTATTTCCCACATCCCAGTGCAACAGACCGTAAGACATCATGGAAAAGGGCTCCTTCGTAGTTCCATCGTAGCGAGGTACGAGCGGAGATGGTCTGTTTTCGAGAATCAGGAACGCCTTTACCCTGACTCAGACGCAATTCCGTGAAGAGCCTCAAATAAAACACCTGTTTCGAGAAAATCCGCTGTTTGGCGGAAAAAACCACTATTTTGGCGGAATAAACCAAGCCGGATCTTTCAGTGTATGAGAAAACGTTTATTCCATTGGGGAGCTTCGTCTTTGAAGGGGCACCCGTTTGGTTGAAAAAAAAACCATATGAAAAGGAGAAAAAAATGAAGAAGGTTTGCATTGGTTTGGCAATGGCGATGGCCGCAACGATGGCTTTAGGGGCCAGAATTGATACGACCGGTGACGGGAGCTGGACGAATAC
This DNA window, taken from Pontiella desulfatans, encodes the following:
- a CDS encoding sulfatase-like hydrolase/transferase, translating into MRKICIGLFCVMFSGLAVAKTPPNIVVILSDDQGYADVSYSPFSPKEVSTPNIDKLAASGVVCTDGYASGYVCSPTRAGVMTGRYQQRFGIYTAGQGGTGMPLDETWMPMHLKPAGYTSGAFGKWHLGITMDYHPNNRGFDYFYGFMGRGAHDYWEHSPDADMKFGGPIFRNQEILQNEEGYMTSLITKEAVDFIKREKDNPFFAYVAYNAVHAPPQAPEEDIKRYDTGSETRDILMAMLHHLDLGVGEIVQALKDAGVYENTIIFYLSDNGGASAVEANNAPLRGMKQHITEGGIRVPFIVSWPGKLKADSWCNVPVWSTDILPTSLALAGIDPLPGTKPLDGKDIMPALKGNVDQIHDALYWCSGSEGKWAVRQGDWKYLFDKGETGLYNLDDDISEENNLKDAHPEKFQALEKLYNDWFEQMGEPAKGTKHYEKKASNKKAKKSAKDAAEPKPAAKPKKDGDLGYGFKKDGTPRKLPPVTGTPEEKKAKREKMRAEQNAKQQESAE